One window of the Prinia subflava isolate CZ2003 ecotype Zambia chromosome 1, Cam_Psub_1.2, whole genome shotgun sequence genome contains the following:
- the TRIM55 gene encoding tripartite motif-containing protein 55: MPQEKLGMSTSLSYKSFSKDQQTMDNLEKQLICPICLEMFTKPVVILPCQHNLCRKCASDIFQASNPYLPTRGGTTVASGGRFRCPSCRHEVVLDRHGVYGLQRNLLVENIIDIYKQESTRPDRKCDQPMCEEHEDERINIYCLNCEMPTCSLCKIFGAHKDCQVAPLTKVYQQQKSELSDGIAVLVGSNDRMQGIVTQLEETCKTVEECCRRQKEQLCEKFDYLYSVLEERKNEMTQIITRTQEEKLEHVRSLMKKYADHLEAVSKLVESGIQFMEEPEMAVFLQNAKTLLQKITEASKGFQMEKIEDGYENMSQFTVNLSREEKIIREIDFDREEEGEEEEETEDGEGLGEVHTESSGEEEEEEEVEEEGAERAPQAPQQDPEAQSAGAEPLAEPTAAAVLAAPAGQDVVVTPSGSQQTPESDTQVPATAETTDPLFYPSWYKSQSRQPSSPSSTPVSGLGKVGTPVALETSAKKAEAPTAATIEESAPGSGKESNATAAMSKVSAPGVTPRGWDVQQGGDSSC, translated from the exons ATGCCCCAGGAAAAGCTAGGGATGAGCACCTCCCTGAGCTACAAGTCGTTCTCCAAAGATCAGCAGACTATGGATAACCTGGAGAAACAGCTGATCTGCCCCATCTGTTTGGAGATGTTCACCAAGCCAGTGGtcatcctgccctgccagcacaaCCTCTGTCGGAAGTGTGCCAGTGACATCTTCCAG GCCTCCAACCCCTACCTGCCGACCCGGGGCGGTACAACTGTGGCGTCGGGAGGCCGCTTCCGCTGTCCCTCCTGCAGGCACGAGGTGGTCCTGGACCGGCACGGGGTCTACGGGCTGCAGAGGAACCTGCTGGTGGAGAACATCATCGACATCTACAAGCAGGAGTCCACAAG acCTGACAGGAAGTGTGACCAGCCAATGTGCGAAGAGCACGAAGATGAGAGaattaatatttattgtttGAACTGTGAAATGCCCACCTGTTCCTTGTGCAAAATCTTTGGTGCCCACAAAGACTGTCAGGTTGCTCCTCTCACAAAAGTTTACCAGCAACAGaag TCTGAGCTGAGTGATGGCATTGCAGTCCTGGTGGGGAGCAATGACAGAATGCAAGGGATTGTCACGCAGCTGGAGGAGACCTGCAAGACGGTTGAG GAATGCTGCAGACGACAGAAAGAACAGTTGTGTGAAAAATTTGATTATCTCTATTCTGtactggaagaaagaaaaaatgagatgaCACAAATAATCACTAGAACCCAAGAGGAGAAACTGGAACATGTCCGCTCCCTGATGAAGAAGTATGCGGATCACTTGGAGGCTGTGTCAAAACTGGTTGAATCAGGAATCCAGTTCATGGAAGAACCAGAAATGGCCGTGTTTTTGCAG AATGCCAAAACATTGCTACAAAA AATTACTGAAGCTTCTAAAggatttcaaatggaaaaaatagaGGATGGGTATGAAAATATGAGCCAATTCACAGTGAACCTtagtagagaagaaaaaataatacgAGAAATTGATTTTGACAGAG aggaggagggagaggaagaggaggagacagaggatGGCGAAGGCTTGGGGGAAGTCCACACAGAATCatcaggagaggaggaagaggaggaagaggtggaagAGGAAGGGGCAGAGAGAGCACCACAGGCACCTCAGCAGGACCCTGAAGCACAGAGTGCAGGGGCAGAGCCCCTGGCCGAACCCACTGCAGCggcagtgctggctgccccagctggtCAG GATGTTGTTGTGACACCAAGTGGTTCTCAGCAGACCCCCGAGTCTGACACTCAAGTGCCGGCCACAGCAGAAACCACCGACCCCTTGTTTTACCCTAGCTGGTATAAGTCCCAGTCACGGCAGCCAAGCAGTCCAAGCTCAACCCCGGTGAGTGGGCTGGGGAAAGTAGGGACTCCTGTTGCTCTGGAAACAAGTGCCAAGAAGGCAGAAGCCCCGACAGCAGCAACAATCGAGGAGAGTGCACCAGGGAGTGGTAAGGAAAGTAATGCCACTGCAGCCATGTCCAAGGTCAGTGCTCCCGGAGTCACCCCACGCGGCTGGGACGTGCAGCAAGGCGGGGACAGCAGTTGTTAA